From one Salmo salar chromosome ssa09, Ssal_v3.1, whole genome shotgun sequence genomic stretch:
- the LOC106610923 gene encoding kinesin-like protein KIF26A isoform X3 — MDWKELAAQKLNLSSKRKKHQSPSLLHSGAQKPSIYPTNFSGTLQLSPPPAPPCLLHAVSKVKENPGMGKVKVMMRICPSLEAPDSSMSFLKVDPRKKQLTLYDPSVNDHANSGHRRATVAIPKIFAFDAVFTQDASQAEVCSGTVSEVIQSVVNGADGCIFCFGHVKLGKTFTMIGKDGSTQSLGIVPCAISWLFKLINERKEKTGTRFSVRVSAVEICGKDEALKDLLSEVSIGSLQDGQSPGVYLREDPICGTQLQNQSELRAPTAEKAAFFLDAAIAARSTSRPDADEEERRNSHMLFTLHIYQYRMEKSGKGGMSGGRSRLHLIDLGSCEKVLSKSRDGGGGLCLSLTALGNVIMALANGAKHVPYRDSKLTMLLRESLGNINCRTTMIAHISDSSASYADSLTTIQLASRIHRMRKKKSKYASSSSGGESSCEEGRIRRPPHLRPFHPRTVALDPDLPSLLSDPDYSSSSEQSCDTVIYVGPGGAAISDRELSDNEGPPAFVPIIPSLNRKRSGKEGSLDRDHFFMCNTFAELQERLECIDGSEEPTAFVGEGRGSQASPQIDSKAKEGPGSASLKTVSKASFSQENISPKLPPKSVATLPSSSPQVSPSKSKLEHSRGVSENVCRTSADGEKVMMSESQASPIEQDVATVPASEPVVREKVYFNKKPLPKPAPPPPQQRDSRRGNGEAEERSTTRLPPVGMSHQTGKRGESGGSHFLGRAQTRGPVEVCQLRSTLRERCLDRDILRATVTLQQPVELNGEDELVFTVVEELSIGSIIDNGRPSSIISFNSDCSLQALASGSRPVSIISSINDEFDAYTSAVGGAVNIEVLTPLQDDAFVCVGSRGSSISSWLSEVSVCTLESEGAHSADVFLPQTKHIGPEGTLYLDSLGMFHCESSPRDTKNSLNDSGFSFSELDSDSAASSKLSLTKCAPSPESTKGSLRFPSKTAKVNFLSSSSQPSQGPYIDHSSLPRKMKPTSSITHSNSNSSSREPQRQEVKQEDPWQRIDNHSEPQLPVPSATATSKLPRTPVSGIPCRKAGVFNSNSVPRQPKIQGSTSAQRVVDGCEKSPSKKAGSPSKMPQLRRGATTLGTVPVIHASPETKVTTQDITATSNSLKFSSLGKNGKTNGQKASMLPKPGGNSPPPPPVRKSSLDQKNKTMLHQSALKSVYGEAGRPLLTRGTVSEDELEVRCRGDSNRLKTSSLRGDYTSAKATSSLKARGDTGQKHYGSQMSLERCDSMSMVGSKPTLSRENSGASLGSSIPSRPIPRFGLPISSSSAIATSPPSPCSTTGALGKPGQVKGSVNPRVVGAVNGSKARLLSASNSKGLSSSTKSLAAPASRNPNANLPPTGKTSAPRATAAVNSKPGRGTIMGTRQAMRAANSRVSELASGSTSGKHLRGSGDSDSGNDSGVNLSDDKSPVAMLPSPYSKITAPRRPQRYSSGHGSDNSSVLSGELPPAMGRTALFYHSGGSSGYESMIRDSEATGSASSAHDSMSESGMSSSGRPRTSKSQKKRNGLQRRRLIPAPLPDTSSLGKKTGTAGQWVDLPPMSGPLKEPFEIKVYEIDDVERLQRRRQEDSAEQPFQDVEKGLLYFNSKLKVLERRHQQIRELKVKHEILKEELEDTKTRLMMDPCKWIGEFEVDQDLDKESQEYLEALSQVTEELDFCVNICKSRVMMVTCFDISVASPPDTQEGLREVEV; from the exons GGCAGCTCAGAAGCTGAACCTCTCGTCCAAGCGGAAGAAGCACCAGTCTCCCTCTCTGCTGCATTCCGGAGCCCAGAAGCCCTCCATCTACCCCACCAACTTCAGTGGCACCCTGCAGCTCTCCCCGCCCCCCGCCCCACCATGCCTGCTTCACGCCGTCTCAAAGGTCAAGGAGAACCCCGGGATGGGAAAG GTAAAAGTGATGATGCGTATCTGCCCCTCCTTGGAGGCTCCTGATTCGTCCATGTCCTTCCTGAaggtggaccccaggaagaagcAGCTGACCCTTTACGACCCCTCAGTCAACGACCACGCCAACTCAGGGCACAGGAGAGCCACCGTGGCCATCCCAAAGATCTTCGCTTTCGACGCAGTGTTTACCCAGGATGCCTCTCAA GCGGAGGTGTGCTCAGGGACGGTGTCTGAGGTCATCCAGTCCGTGGTGAATGGTGCGGACGGCTGCATCTTCTGCTTCGGCCACGTCAAGCTTG GCAAGACGTTCACCATGATTGGCAAAGACGGCTCCACCCAGAGCCTGGGCATTGTGCCCTGCGCCATCTCCTGGCTCTTCAAGCTCATCAACGAGCGCAAGGAGAAGACGGGCACGCGCTTCTCTGTCCGCGTGTCTGCCGTGGAGATCTGTGGGAAGGACGAGGCTCTGAAGGACCTCCTGTCTGAGGTGTCCATAGGAAGCCTGCAGGATGGACAGTCCCCAGGGGTCTACCTGCGTGAGGACCCCATCTGTGGCACTCAA cTCCAGAACCAGAGCGAGCTCCGTGCCCCCACGGCGGAGAAGGCAGCCTTCTTCCTGGATGCAGCCATCGCAGCACGCAGCACCAGCAGGCCAGAtgcagatgaagaggagagacgCAACTCTCACATGCTGTTCACGCTGCACATCTACCAGTACCGCATGGAGAAGAGCGGCAAGGGAGGCA TGTCGGGTGGACGGAGCAGGCTGCACCTTATAGACCTGGGGAGCTGTGAGAAGGTGCTAAGTAAGAGCAGAGACGGAGGGGGAggcctgtgtctgtctctcaccgCGCTGGGCAATGTTATCATGGCTTTAGCCAATGGAGCCAAGCATGTACCTTACAG GGACAGCAAACTGACGATGCTGCTGAGAGAGTCGCTGGGGAACATTAACTGCAGAACCACCATGATCGCCCACATCTCTGACTCCTCTGCTAGCTACGCTGACTCCCTCACCACCATCCAGCTGGCCTCACGCATCCACCGCATGAGGAAGAAGAAGTCCAAG TATGCATCCAGCTCCTCTGGAGGGGAGAGTTCCTGCGAGGAGGGGAGGATCCGTCGGCCGCCCCACCTCAGACCCTTCCACCCCCGGACGGTGGCCCTGGACCCAGACCTGCCCTCCCTGCTCAGCGACCCAGACTACTCCTCCAGCAGCGAGCAGTCCTGCGACACCGTCATCTACGTGGGTCCGGGGGGTGCTGCCATCTCTGATAGGGAGCTGAGTGACAACGAGGGCCCCCCTGCCTTCGTTCCCATCATCCCCTCTCTGAACAGGAAGCGTTCTGGGAAAGAGGGCTCCCTGGACAGAGACCACTTCTTCATGTGCAACACGTTTGCTGAGCTGCAGGAACGCCTGGAATGTATTGACGGCAGCGAGGAACCTACAGCGTTCGTTGGAGAGGGTAGGGGAAGTCAGGCTAGCCCACAGATAGACAGCAAGGCAAAGGAAGGCCCTGGCTCAGCTTCCCTAAAGACTGTAAGTAAAGCCTCCTTCTCCCAGGAGAATATCTCACCCAAACTTCCTCCTAAATCTGTAGCCACTCTGCCATCCAGCAGCCCCCAGGTAAGCCCCTCAAAGTCTAAACTGGAACATTCCAGAGGGGTTTCAGAGAACGTGTGCAGAACGAGTGCTGATGGTGAGAAGGTGATGATGTCAGAGAGCCAGGCTAGCCCAATCGAACAGGATGTGGCCACGGTGCCAGCCTCTGAGCCAGTGGTGCGGGAGAAGGTCTACTTCAACAAGAAGCCCTTACCCAAGCCTGCTCCCCCTCCCCCACAGCAGAGGGACTCACGTAGAGGCAacggagaggcagaggagaggtccaccactaGATTGCCACCCGTGGGAATGAGCCATCAGACTGGGAAACGGGGGGAGTCTGGGGGCTCCCATTTTCTTGGTAGAGCCCAGACCAGGGGACCAGTAGAGGTGTGCCAGCTACGCtccaccctgagagagaggtgcCTGGACAGGGACATCCTCCGGGCTACGGTGACCCTGCAGCAGCCTGTAGAGCTGAACGGCGAGGATGAGCTGGTGTTcactgtggtggaggagctgtccATCGGTAGCATCATAGACAACGGTCGGCCCTCCAGCATCATCAGCTTCAACAGCGACTGCTCCCTGCAGGCCCTGGCCTCCGGCTCCCGGCCCGTCAGCATCATCAGCAGCATCAACGATGAGTTTGACGCCTACACGtcagctgtggggggtgcagtcaACATTGAGGTGCTCACCCCCTTACAGGATGAcgcatttgtgtgtgtgggcAGCAGGGGCTCGTCCATCAGCTCCTGGCTCAGTGAGGTCAGCGTCTGTACTCTGGAGAGTGAAGGGGCCCACTCGGCAGACGTCTTCCTCCCACAGACTAAGCACATCGGCCCAGAAGGCACCTTGTATCTGGATTCCCTGGGTATGTTTCACTGTGAATCATCCCCAAGGGACACCAAGAACTCCCTGAATGACAGCGGCTTTAGCTTTTCTGAACTGGACAGTGATAGCGCAGCGTCTAGCAAACTGTCCCTGACAAAGTGCGCTCCGTCTCCCGAGTCAACCAAAGGATCCCTCAGATTCCCATCCAAAACAGCGAAAGTGAACTTTCTCAGTTCGTCTTCACAACCCTCCCAGGGCCCTTACATAGACCACTCCAGTCTTCCCAGGAAAATGAAACCTACCTCATCCATCACCCATagtaacagcaacagcagcagtcgTGAACCACAGAGACAGGAAGTGAAGCAGGAGGACCCCTGGCAGCGCATTGACAACCACTCTGAACCTCAGCTCCCAGTCCCCAGCGCCACTGCCACCAGCAAGCTCCCCAGAACCCCAGTGAGTGGCATTCCCTGCCGAAAAGCTGGTGTTTTCAACAGCAACAGCGTACCTCGCCAGCCCAAGATACAGGGCTCTACCTCAGCCCAGAGGGTGGTGGACGGCTGTGAGAAGTCGCCCAGCAAGAAAGCAGGGTCCCCCAGCAAGATGCCTCAGCTCAGACGAGGGGCCACCACCCTAGGCACCGTGCCTGTCATCCATGCCTCCCCAGAGACCAAGGTCACCACCCAGGACATCACAGCTACAAGTAACAGTCTCAAGTTCTCCTCTCTGGGGAAAAATGGCAAGACCAATGGGCAGAAAGCCAGCATGCTCCCCAAACCTGGTGGTAactcacctcctccccctccagtgCGCAAATCCAGTCTGGATCAGAAGAACAAGACCATGCTGCACCAAAGTGCCTTAAAGTCTGTGTATGGAGAAGCAGGGAGGCCCTTACTCACCAGGGGGACAGTGTCAGAGGATGAGCTAGAGGTCCGCTGCAGAGGAGACTCCAACAGACTCAAAACATCCAGCCTCAGGGGTGACTACACCTCGGCCAAAGCCACGTCCAGCCTGAAGGCCAGAGGGGATACTGGACAGAAGCATTACGGCAGTCAGATGTCTCTGGAGAGATGTGACAGCATGTCCATGGTGGGCTCCAAACCCACCCTCAGCCGAGAGAACAGTGGGGCCAGCCTGGGCAGCAGCATACCCAGCAGGCCAATTCCCAGATTTGGTTTACCCATCTCAAGCAGCTCTGCCATTGCTACCTCCCCACCTTCCCCATGTAGCACCACAGGTGCTCTAGGTAAACCTGGGCAGGTCAAAGGTAGTGTTAACCCCAGAGTGGTAGGAGCGGTCAATGGAAGTAAGGCCCGTTTGTTGTCAGCGAGCAACTCTAAAGGCCTGAGTTCCTCCACCAAGTCCCTGGCTGCTCCAGCCTCCAGGAACCCAAATGCCAACCTCCCCCCAACTGGTAAGACCTCCGCCCCTCGGGCCACCGCAGCCGTCAACAGCAAGCCTGGCCGGGGCACCATCATGGGCACCAGGCAGGCCATGCGGGCAGCCAACAGCCGGGTCAGTGAGCTGGCATCAGGCAGCACATCAGGCAAACACCTGAGGGGCTCAGGGGACTCTGATAGTGGTAATGACAGTGGGGTGAACCTGAGTGATGACAAGTCCCCCGTGGCCATGCTGCCCTCCCCCTACAGTAAGATCACAGCCCCCAGGAGGCCGCAGCGCTACAGCAGTGGACACGGCAGTGACAACAGCAGTGTTCTGAGTGGAGAGTTGCCCCCAGCCATGGGCCGAACAGCCCTCTTCTACCACAGCGGGGGCAGCAGTGGTTATGAGAGCATGATCCGTGACAGCGAGGCCACAGGCAGTGCATCCTCTGCACACGACTCCATGAGCGAGAGTGGGATGTCTTCCTCAGGCCGCCCCAGGACCTCCAAGTCCCAAAAGAAACGCAATG GGCTCCAGCGACGGCGGCTCATCCCGGCCCCCCTGCCAGACACCTCATCCCTGGGGAAGAAGACTGGCACAGCTGGCCAGTGGGTGGATCTGCCGCCCATGTCAGGACCACTAAAGGAGCCCTTTGAGATTAAGGTGTATGAGATCGATGATGTGGAACGGCTCCAGAGGAGGCGTCAGGAGGACTCAGCCGAG CAGCCATTCCAAGATGTTGAGAAG ggGCTGCTGTACTTCAACAGTAAGCTGAAGGTTCTGGAGCGGCGGCATCAGCAGATCAGGGAGCTGAAGGTCAAACACGAGATACTGAAGGAAGAGCTAGAGGACACCAAGACCCGGCTGATGATGGACCCTTGCAAGTGGATAGGAGAGT TTGAGGTGGACCAGGATTTGGACAAGGAGTCCCAGGAGTACCTGGAGGCCCTGAGTCAGGTCACAGAGGAGCTTGATTTCTGTGTCAACATATGCAAGTCACGTGTCATGATGGTGACATGCTTCGACATCAGTGTGGCATCACCGCCTGACACTCAAGAGGGACTTCGAGAAGTGGAAGTCTGA